A single genomic interval of Daucus carota subsp. sativus chromosome 1, DH1 v3.0, whole genome shotgun sequence harbors:
- the LOC108221062 gene encoding chromatin remodeling protein EBS-like: protein MVKVRWYYRPEQTDAGRREFHGIKEVFLSDKYGTCSTDAIRGKCIVHSFEDYIQLKDVGAKDYYSRFEYNTVTKKFNPATVEVFCNCEMPYNPDALMIACDDCKNWRFIMEWDPIYLDVYRSFNELDIKDHCTSSSPANLVLCSSSSFHPGCVKLTTAQAEQLSNYLCDECSSREDGKDSH from the exons ATGGTTAAAGTGAGATGGTACTATAGGCCAGAGCAGACAGACGCTGGAAGGAGAGAATTTCATGGAATCAAGGAAGTGTTTCTGTCTGATAAATATGGCACTTGCAGTACTGACGCAATTAGAGGAAAGTGCATTGTGCACTCGTTCGAGGACTACATCCAGCTTAAAGACGTAGGTGCCAAGGATTACTACTCTCGATTCGAGTACAACACTGTTACTAAAAAATTCAACCCTGCAACCGTTGAAGT gTTCTGTAATTGTGAGATGCCTTACAATCCAGATGCTTTGATGATAGCGTGTGATGACTGTAAAAACTG gaGGTTTATAATGGAGTGGGACCCTATATATTTGGATGTTTACCGGTCTTTTAATGAGCTTGATATCAAAGACCATTGTACAAGTTCCTCTCCTGCTAATTTGGTTTTGTGTTCTTCTTCTAGCTTCCATCCTGGCTGTGTGAAACTGACTACTGCCCAAGCAGAGCAGTTAAGTAACTATCTGTGCGACGAATGTTCTTCTAGAGAAGATGGGAAGGACTCGCATTGA